In Liquorilactobacillus nagelii DSM 13675, the following proteins share a genomic window:
- a CDS encoding glycosyltransferase — protein sequence MIGIFELYYPIFMSFVWILGSSYLALRKEKNIQKEKLLAEPAVDVFMACHNEEQLLYQSVKSLCQQNYKNFRIVLVDDGSDDQTFKQMVLAKRDFNQQIELIKLTVNQGKAHALNMALKASTAEFILCVDADSILEKGALRRLVTGIQGKADLAAVTGRPMVLNKTKLIAKLQFIEYFFNIDCIKRAQYFFCGLILTVSGVLTLYRTEALRGIGGWNEQALTEDIAATWKLYDSEYRCGYIPEALCYIRVSETVKGFFRQRIRWARGGLEVWQSHILKLPFLSASKRWLLLDMTLSYLWIFLVSLSLLSLVFDYQLLHNLNLRLDTFCAYYLVTLLFYLTANLINKHSLAGQHWELIGIIPIYFFFYWLNNIVSTVAAFYHLFDRKERASWESSDRGKLR from the coding sequence ATGATTGGGATTTTTGAACTTTATTATCCGATATTTATGTCCTTTGTTTGGATATTGGGTTCAAGCTATTTAGCATTGAGGAAAGAAAAAAATATTCAGAAAGAAAAACTTCTTGCTGAACCAGCTGTTGATGTTTTTATGGCATGTCATAACGAAGAACAATTATTGTATCAGTCAGTTAAGTCTCTTTGTCAGCAAAACTATAAAAATTTTCGAATTGTGTTAGTCGATGACGGTAGTGATGATCAGACCTTCAAACAGATGGTATTAGCCAAGCGTGATTTTAACCAGCAAATTGAATTAATCAAGTTAACTGTCAATCAAGGAAAGGCACATGCGTTGAATATGGCATTGAAAGCCAGCACAGCAGAATTTATCTTATGTGTCGATGCGGATTCAATCCTTGAAAAGGGGGCTTTGCGTCGTTTGGTTACGGGAATTCAAGGCAAAGCTGATTTGGCAGCTGTAACTGGCCGGCCAATGGTGCTGAATAAAACTAAACTGATTGCTAAATTACAGTTTATCGAATATTTTTTTAATATTGATTGTATAAAACGAGCGCAATATTTTTTTTGTGGATTAATCCTTACCGTTTCTGGAGTCTTAACACTTTATCGAACTGAGGCACTTAGAGGGATTGGTGGTTGGAATGAACAAGCTTTAACCGAGGACATAGCTGCTACTTGGAAATTGTACGATTCAGAATATCGTTGCGGTTATATTCCAGAAGCATTGTGTTATATCCGAGTTTCTGAGACGGTTAAAGGTTTTTTTAGACAACGTATTCGTTGGGCACGTGGTGGATTAGAAGTCTGGCAAAGTCATATTTTAAAATTACCATTTTTATCGGCTAGTAAAAGATGGCTGTTGCTAGATATGACCTTAAGCTATCTATGGATTTTTTTGGTGTCTCTATCATTATTAAGTCTAGTTTTTGATTATCAACTATTGCATAACTTAAATTTGCGGCTTGATACATTTTGTGCTTATTACTTGGTAACATTGCTGTTTTATTTGACAGCTAACTTAATTAATAAACACAGTCTAGCGGGTCAACATTGGGAGTTGATCGGGATAATTCCAATCTATTTTTTCTTTTATTGGTTAAACAATATTGTATCAACAGTAGCTGCATTTT
- a CDS encoding fructosamine kinase family protein, translating into MDGKWLSKLPIKKIVSCQRVGGGDVNQAYRLTTSSKDYFLLVQPQQPQSFYQGEIAGLRDFQQAGILAPRVLASGRIQGDAYLLLDFLATQRTGNQFQLGELVAKLHQTLSPNGKFGYDYPYVGTSISFDNSWTASWIELFVQRRLDKLAWQLEHDRLWGNPEEQLYNVARKIIMTTLEQHQSQPVLLHGDLWAGNFVFLTDGRPALIDPAALYGDREFDLGVSTVFGGFTNEFYTGYQQVLPLNSGYHQRLDFYQLYYLMVHLNKFGSSYAASVQRLLQKICSYN; encoded by the coding sequence ATGGATGGAAAATGGTTAAGCAAATTACCAATTAAAAAAATAGTCTCCTGTCAGCGAGTAGGTGGGGGCGATGTTAATCAGGCATATCGGCTAACTACTAGTAGTAAGGATTATTTTTTATTAGTTCAACCACAGCAACCACAAAGTTTCTATCAAGGTGAAATAGCCGGTTTGCGAGATTTTCAACAAGCTGGAATTTTAGCACCGCGCGTCTTGGCTAGCGGGAGAATTCAAGGGGATGCTTATTTATTGTTGGACTTTTTAGCAACCCAGCGAACTGGTAATCAATTTCAACTAGGTGAATTAGTGGCTAAACTTCATCAAACCCTAAGTCCTAATGGTAAATTTGGGTATGATTACCCGTATGTCGGAACGAGTATATCTTTTGATAATTCTTGGACAGCAAGTTGGATTGAACTTTTTGTTCAGCGACGGTTAGATAAGTTGGCATGGCAATTGGAGCATGATCGGTTGTGGGGTAATCCAGAAGAGCAGTTGTATAACGTGGCACGAAAAATAATCATGACCACTTTAGAGCAGCATCAATCTCAGCCGGTTTTACTGCATGGTGATCTTTGGGCAGGAAATTTTGTTTTCTTAACAGATGGTCGGCCAGCATTAATTGATCCAGCTGCTTTATACGGAGATCGCGAATTTGACTTAGGAGTATCAACTGTTTTTGGCGGCTTTACAAATGAGTTTTATACTGGATATCAACAAGTATTGCCATTGAATTCAGGATATCACCAGCGGTTGGATTTTTATCAATTGTACTATTTAATGGTTCATTTGAATAAATTTGGCAGCAGTTATGCTGCAAGTGTCCAGCGATTATTGCAAAAAATTTGTTCATATAACTGA
- a CDS encoding NAD-dependent succinate-semialdehyde dehydrogenase codes for MAYKTINPYNNELIKEYPNATDAEISNALALGDKLYHQWKKEPVSSRQTKLHEIADLMRQKSEELAKVLTVEMGKLIGEARGEVELCALIADYFADHSETGLQPTTIKTSAGNAQVVNEAVGVLMMVEPWNFPYYQIMRVFAPNFMIGNPMVLKHSSNTPTSAVEFEKIIKEAGAPDGSLTNLFLSHDQVDQVIADPRIQGVALTGSERGGSSVAQAAGKYLKKSSMELGGSDAFVVLGDADLDQVIKTAARARAYNAGQVCTSSKRFIVADNLYDEFLKRLAAEFAKLKPGDPLDEKTTLAPLSSAKAKQTLQKQVDDAVTAGAKVYFGNQPINLSGQFFQPTILTDIKHDNPAFYQEMFGPVAQVYRVSSESAAIELANDSHYGLGGIVFSGDAAHGKKVAEQIETGMVFVNSPLYTLPELPFGGIKRSGYGREMSSIGLKAFVNEKLIVTNDHPDFENVNGGLF; via the coding sequence ATGGCATACAAAACAATTAATCCATATAATAATGAATTAATCAAAGAATATCCTAACGCTACCGATGCTGAAATTTCAAATGCTTTAGCTCTAGGAGACAAACTTTATCATCAGTGGAAAAAAGAACCTGTCAGTTCACGTCAGACTAAGCTTCATGAAATTGCTGATTTAATGCGGCAAAAAAGTGAAGAATTAGCCAAGGTCTTAACTGTTGAAATGGGTAAATTAATTGGTGAAGCTCGTGGAGAAGTTGAACTTTGTGCTTTGATTGCCGATTATTTTGCTGACCACAGTGAGACCGGCTTACAGCCAACAACGATCAAAACTTCAGCCGGCAATGCTCAAGTTGTTAATGAGGCCGTTGGTGTTTTGATGATGGTTGAACCATGGAACTTTCCTTATTACCAAATCATGCGAGTCTTTGCACCGAACTTTATGATTGGTAATCCAATGGTATTGAAACATTCTTCCAACACTCCAACTTCAGCCGTTGAGTTTGAAAAAATTATTAAAGAAGCTGGCGCTCCTGATGGCAGTTTAACCAACCTATTCTTAAGTCATGATCAAGTTGACCAAGTTATCGCTGATCCACGGATTCAAGGTGTGGCTTTAACCGGTTCTGAACGTGGTGGTAGCTCAGTTGCTCAAGCAGCTGGTAAATACTTGAAAAAATCTTCAATGGAATTAGGTGGCAGCGATGCTTTTGTCGTCTTAGGTGATGCTGACCTTGACCAAGTTATCAAGACAGCAGCACGGGCACGAGCTTATAACGCTGGACAAGTTTGCACTTCTTCCAAACGTTTTATCGTTGCTGATAATTTATATGATGAATTCTTGAAACGCTTAGCCGCTGAGTTTGCTAAATTAAAACCCGGCGATCCATTAGATGAAAAAACAACTTTGGCACCATTATCTTCAGCTAAGGCAAAACAGACTCTGCAAAAACAAGTTGATGATGCAGTTACTGCTGGTGCTAAAGTTTATTTTGGCAATCAACCAATTAATTTGTCCGGCCAATTTTTCCAACCAACAATTTTAACTGATATTAAACATGATAATCCAGCTTTCTATCAAGAAATGTTTGGTCCAGTTGCTCAAGTTTACCGTGTAAGCTCCGAGTCAGCTGCGATTGAATTAGCCAACGATTCTCATTATGGTTTAGGTGGAATTGTCTTTAGCGGCGATGCAGCTCATGGTAAAAAAGTTGCTGAACAAATCGAAACCGGTATGGTTTTCGTTAATAGTCCATTATATACCTTACCAGAATTGCCATTTGGCGGCATCAAGCGTTCTGGCTACGGCCGTGAAATGAGCAGCATTGGTTTGAAAGCTTTCGTCAATGAAAAGCTGATTGTAACTAATGATCACCCTGACTTTGAAAATGTGAATGGTGGTTTATTCTAA
- a CDS encoding MFS transporter encodes MAKLNLKKLPEWQRNLAVLWLGCFVAGVGFSEIAPFLSLYVEQLGSFDKSTLSLYSGITYAVTFFVVAVVSPLWGKLADRRGRKLMLLRSSLGLAIVIGACGFVHQVWTLILLRFLQGLCAGYIPNATALIATETPKAKSGSALGILTTGYVSGNLIGPIIGGVLAQVFSIRMTFVLTGGLLLIVFFLSWFGVHEDFKPAAVPKTQHQPSLLQQVADPRTIIVLLFSTMIIQMGNNSITPIISLFVKELMHGVGPITIAAGVIAALPGISTLISAPRLGAWGDEHGPGKVLLFGFLFAIVMYIPQGLVTSVWLLGILRFMIGISDGALFPTVQTLLAKGTPQHLTGSIFSWNQSFQALGSMLGSLLGGLVSNWFDYNGVFSFTALSLTLNLLLILWLIPALRPKFQH; translated from the coding sequence CTGGCAAAACTCAACTTGAAAAAACTACCAGAATGGCAACGTAACTTAGCTGTTTTATGGTTAGGTTGCTTCGTAGCCGGGGTGGGGTTCAGCGAAATTGCTCCCTTCCTATCACTTTACGTCGAACAATTAGGCAGCTTTGACAAAAGCACTCTTTCACTGTATAGCGGGATTACTTATGCTGTGACTTTTTTTGTTGTAGCAGTCGTTTCGCCTTTATGGGGAAAATTAGCTGATCGACGTGGCCGCAAGTTAATGCTGCTGCGCTCTTCACTAGGACTGGCAATTGTGATTGGTGCTTGTGGATTTGTTCATCAAGTCTGGACTTTAATTTTGCTGCGATTCCTTCAGGGATTATGTGCTGGTTATATTCCAAACGCAACGGCTTTAATTGCAACTGAAACCCCTAAAGCTAAAAGTGGCTCTGCTCTGGGAATCCTAACAACGGGCTATGTTTCAGGAAATTTGATTGGACCAATTATCGGTGGTGTTTTAGCACAAGTCTTTTCAATTCGTATGACTTTTGTTCTAACTGGCGGCCTACTGCTGATAGTCTTTTTTCTTAGTTGGTTTGGAGTTCACGAAGATTTCAAACCAGCGGCTGTTCCTAAAACCCAGCATCAACCTTCATTATTACAACAAGTTGCTGATCCACGAACTATTATTGTTCTATTATTTTCAACAATGATTATTCAAATGGGCAACAATTCAATTACTCCAATTATCAGTTTGTTTGTCAAAGAACTAATGCATGGAGTCGGGCCCATTACAATTGCTGCTGGTGTAATTGCTGCTTTGCCTGGAATTTCCACCTTAATTTCGGCCCCCCGGCTGGGTGCTTGGGGGGATGAACATGGCCCAGGCAAAGTATTGTTATTTGGTTTTTTATTTGCCATCGTAATGTATATTCCACAAGGGTTAGTAACAAGCGTCTGGCTTCTTGGCATATTACGTTTCATGATTGGAATCTCTGATGGAGCTCTTTTTCCAACCGTTCAAACCTTGTTAGCTAAAGGTACTCCACAGCATTTAACCGGAAGTATCTTCAGCTGGAACCAATCATTTCAAGCACTTGGCAGCATGCTAGGTTCCTTATTAGGTGGACTTGTCTCAAACTGGTTTGATTATAATGGTGTTTTTAGTTTCACCGCCTTGTCCTTGACACTAAACTTATTGTTAATTCTTTGGCTAATCCCCGCTTTAAGGCCCAAGTTTCAGCATTAA
- a CDS encoding DegV family protein translates to MTASIKILTDSSVQLTAAEIKKYQIEIVPLSVEIDGQSFVDGENISRPELIDNLRAGKYPKTSQPPLGRFVEAYDRLGADGSEVIAIVLSDVLSGTFTTAQTAATMSNTKVTVINSKSTDRGQAFQVLAAAQDAQAGKTVAEIQQHCQEVHQRTRINVLIDNLDCLVKGGRLSRFAGAITKLINLKVIVQLNENSLDVVVKGRSRKTFVKFCEGLAERHQNNPIQDLSLSNVGTDPEFLERLKNLILPTANQTNYLAELTSPIIMTHTGLNAVGVITLSEKPDVD, encoded by the coding sequence ATGACAGCATCCATCAAAATCCTAACTGATTCTTCGGTACAATTAACTGCCGCGGAAATCAAAAAATATCAGATTGAAATTGTGCCGCTTTCTGTTGAAATCGACGGCCAAAGCTTTGTTGACGGCGAAAACATTTCACGACCTGAGTTAATTGATAATTTGCGGGCTGGAAAATATCCTAAAACTAGTCAACCACCTTTAGGACGTTTTGTCGAAGCTTATGATCGGTTGGGAGCTGATGGAAGCGAAGTTATCGCAATTGTTTTGTCTGATGTTCTAAGCGGTACTTTTACAACTGCTCAAACTGCAGCTACAATGAGTAATACCAAAGTTACTGTTATTAACAGCAAGTCAACTGATCGTGGGCAGGCTTTCCAAGTCTTAGCTGCCGCTCAGGATGCGCAAGCCGGTAAAACAGTAGCAGAGATTCAACAACATTGCCAAGAAGTTCATCAACGAACCCGTATTAATGTTTTGATTGATAATCTTGATTGTTTAGTTAAGGGTGGCCGACTGAGTCGCTTTGCCGGGGCAATCACTAAACTAATTAACTTAAAAGTAATTGTGCAGTTGAACGAAAATAGCCTAGATGTTGTCGTTAAAGGCCGTAGCCGCAAAACTTTTGTTAAGTTCTGCGAAGGACTTGCTGAGCGACATCAAAATAACCCGATTCAGGATCTTTCGTTATCAAATGTTGGTACTGATCCTGAATTCCTAGAACGTTTAAAAAACCTGATCTTGCCAACAGCTAATCAGACTAACTACTTGGCTGAATTGACTAGCCCAATTATTATGACTCATACTGGCTTGAATGCTGTCGGTGTGATTACTCTTTCAGAAAAACCTGATGTAGACTAA